The genomic DNA TCGAAGCTTTCCAATGAGGTTCAGGCGCAGGACTATGTTCACGAGGAAGAATCTCCGTGAGCCAACGGTTTCGCATCGCCGTGGACGTTGGCAATTCCTCGATCAAAATCGCACACACTCCGCCGCAAAATACGCAGCACGATGTCGACCTGTGCATTGTCCGGGTCTCGTTAACGGGGACCGATTGGCAATCGCAGATGGCGGCGCTGGCGGGATCTTTCCCGGAATCGAGCGGCTCGGTTCAGTGGTTGATCGCAAGCGTTAATTCGGTGGGGTGCGATCGATTAACAACTTGGATCCAACAGCACCGGCCAACGGATCAGGTGCGTGTCATCGATCGCGCCGATGTGGGGATCGAAACCGACGTCCGGATGCCACATCGCGTCGGCATCGATCGATTGCTGGCCGCCAAAAGCGGCTTTGATCTGGCGAGCGAACGTTCGGCGATCGTGATCGACGCCGGCACGACGATCACCGTCGATCTTGTTTCGGCCGCAGGCGTCTTCCGCGGCGGCGCTATTTTGCCTGGTCTGGGACTACAGTTTCGAGCGCTCCACGAAGCGACCGACAAGCTGCCGCGATTGGAGCCTCCCGACGACCTCGCGAACATGGAATCGCCGGGCCGTGATACGCAAGCCGCGATGGAACTGGGCGTTGTATCGGGCATTGTCGGGGCGATCGATCGCTTGATCGAATCTTTCCAAACCCAGTGCGACGTGTCACAAATTTTCTTAACCGGTGGTGATGCGAAGCGGTTGTCCCCGGCGATTCGCAGTTCTCACCGGATCGTCGCCGATATGCCGCTGCGTGGACTCTACGGCATCGAACTTTCCGCCCCCCATTCGCCATGAACGCTTCGGCAAACGATCCCCTGCTGCGTACCTGCGTACTGACAGCGATCGGCCGTGGCGCGATCGCAACGATCGCCCTGTGTGGCGCAAGGGCCAGCGAGGTGGTTGGTACATTCTTCCGTCCCAACGCGGGAAGCAATCAGTTGCCGATCGATCGCATCCGTTACGGCATCTGGAGCCGGGAGCCCGACGGCGAGATCGGTGAATCGATCGTCGTCTGTGCGACAAGCGAAACGGAGCTCGAAATCCATTGCCATGGCGGCCGCGCGGCGGTCGAAGCAATCGTCGGCGACCTCGTCGCGTCGGGAGCGGAGCGGATCCGCGGTGAACAATGGCTTCAGGGACGGTCGGATAGCTATTTAAGCAGCGAATGTCAGGTCGCTTTGGCCGCGACGCAGACATCAACAACTGCGGGGATCGTGTTGGATCAAATCCGCGGCGCCTTGGCGACCGCAACGCAAGCGGCGATCGAACAACTTCAATCGGGGAACGTTCAAGAACCGGGCCAAGCGATTCAAGACCTGATCGATCGATCCTCGCTCGGGCGCGGCGTTCGCCAACCATTTCGCGTCGTGATCGCTGGACCGCCGAACGTCGGCAAAAGCAGTCTGTTGAACCGGTTGCTCGGTTACGATCGCGCGATCGCCTACGATCAACCTGGGACCACCCGCGACGTGTTATCTGCCAGCACAACGCTTGGCGGCTGGACGATCGAGTTGCGCGATACCGCGGGGATCCACGAGACCGATGAAGCGATCGAGCGGGAGGGAGTTCAGTCGGCTCGTCGCGAAGTTCAGTCGGCCGACGCGGTCTTGGTGGTCGTCGATGCGTCGATCGGTTGGACAATTCAACATGACGAGATTGCCAAGCTGGTATCGGATCCCATCCGAGTCTGGAACAAAGCCGACTTGATCGATCCCAAGGCGATGCTGTATTCCGAGGAAAGGGTCTTTACCAGCACGGTGTCGCAGGCGGGTATCGACGACCTGATCACAGCGCTCTTGCAGCGACTGATCCCGCTGCCTCCGACACCTGGAATGGCTGTACCCATTACTGAGCGGCAGATTGATTGCCTGCATGAGGCTCGAACTGCAATCGCATCAGGCGACATGGCGTCCGCAATCGTTCCCTTGCAGCGTTTGCTGCAAGGATAAGCATTCAACGCTGAGGAGCGGGAGCGTCTACGGCTTCGCTGACTCATGTGGCCAGCGAAGCGAACTCAGCTGCCCAGGCCTAGCGACGGTCGCCAAGCGCCCGGAACAGGAAGTAGGCCAGCGTCATCAGTGCTTGCAGCGTGGCAGCGACGTAGGTCAACGCCGCAGCGTTGAGAACCTTGGAGACGAAGGGCAGATCCCGTTCGGCGATGATTCCCTGAGCGACCAACTGATGTTTGGCGCGGTTGCTGGCGTCAAATTCGACGGGCAAGTTGATGACTTGGAAAAACGCGACCGCAGCAAATGCGATCACTCCCACCCAAACCAGCGGTTGCAAACCAAACGCCAATCCGACCATGGCGACCGTGCCGCCGAGCCCCGAACCGATTTTGGCCGCAGGAACTGCCGCGTTACGGATCACCAGCGGTGCATAATGCATGGCGTCTTGCATCGCGTGCCCTGCTTCGTGGCAAGCGATGCCGACGGCGGCCATCGAATTGCCGCTATAGACGTTGCTGCTCAAACGCAACACCTTGGCGCGAGGATCGTAGTGATCGGACAACTCTCCCGGCGTCTGTTCGATGCCAATTTGTGTCAATCCGGCCGAATCGAGCATCGCGCGGGCGGCTTGGAAGCCGGTCATCCGGGCCGGCATCTGGCTCATTTCATGGTAGGCGCTTTTGACCCGCCACTGGGCAAACATTGCCAACAGCATCGGCGGGATGACAAACAAAAACCAAATCGGATCGAAGTACATTTCGGTAACTGCCAAGGATATGAAATCGCGAACGGAAGCCTGCCACGATGGCACGGCGACGTCAACGGTTCCCTTGCTAAATGCAACTTGCGTGCCAATTCACCCAAACCACGTGGCTTCCCACCGAGCAAGGGGCCAGGCGACGCCAGCCCGATCTAAAGATTCACAATCACGGCGTCCAAGGCGACGCTGTCGCGAGGATCGTAGCGGTGGAAATAACGCGCGACGCGACGCGAAAGGACGTCCAGAAAATCGCGACGGAACTTGGCTTCGGTCGTTTCCGAGGCATACTTGCCGGTGTGTACGGGGAAGGTGAAATCGTCCAGGCTGCGGCGAAATTCTTTTCGCCCACTTTTTACATCGTAAACCGTGGTCGTCACATTGGCTCGGCCGCGATAAAGTGTTTGCCCTTCGCGCAGTTTCAAGCCCGTCAGCTCGATCCCCAGCACTTTGTCGGCCTTGATCCCTTTGCCCAGGGCGATGAAGTCGACCTGTTCCCAGCCGTTGATGTCTTTCCAGCTGTCGATCTCTTCTTCAGCGATCAATTTGATCCCGTCGACTTCGATCTCCAGGTATTCGCTCACTTTGCGGGTGAGCGTCCGCGAGGTGATGTCGTCGCTGTACTGGCTGCCATCGGTGATCACGACGACCGCGGTTTTGGTGCGAGCGAGATCTTTGTATTCGGCCGGTTCAAGGTCCGCACCGACGGCGTACATGATCGACGTCAGAGCGCTGGTGCAGCCGAGTTGAGCAAAGATTACCAACGCCAATAAAACGCAACCGATCAGCTGCGTGAAACGAGGTCTCATGGGGATTCCCTTCGCCAATGCGACTTCCAAAATTGATTCTGTACCGCTCAAACGAGCCGGATAATCCAGTCGACCAGGGCAACGGATAGCGCACCGATCAAACTGATTGCAATCCACCAGGTCTGCTGTGGATCGACTTGCCGGCCGCTGTATCCGACGCGGGCGGCCCCCACGCCAACGACAGTGGCTAGCACCGCCAACATGAATCCGCCAGGATTCACGCGGAGGCTGGAAACCCATTGCCCACGCACGTAGTGCGACCACGATGTCGTCATACCACAGGCTGGGCAACGCATTCCCAACAACACACGAAACGAACAAGGAGGCAATCCGAGCTGGTGGTGAGTTCCAAGTCCCGCCGCAGCGGGACGCAACCAAGCGGCGGTTGCCAGCATTGCGAACAAACACATCGCCAGTCCTATCGCTATCGTTCGACCTCGCCAGCCGAAAAGCCTTCTTGCTGTGGCGACCTTAGCGGTTTGAGACGTCTCGACGCAAGAGACGTTCGCCGAACGTTCGGCTTCGCTAGTCACCGCTTCTCGGTCGCCAATTTTCGGAAGTAGGCTTCGATCGCTTCGCGGTAATGCGTCGGCAGATCCTGGCTGATCTTTTGCAACGCCTCTTGTCGCTGGGCTGGCGGAAGATTGCCCCAACCATCGCGATCGCCCAATTTCTTGCGATCGATGTCCCCAGGGCCGCTGCCGCCCGCGATTTGGCTATCCTCCATCGCTTTGGACTGCGAACCCCCTTGGCTGCCGCTTTGAGCTTGCTGCATTTGCTGCTGTTGTTGTTTTTGCTGCTCCTCCATCTTCTCAATCATCTTGTCCAATTTATCGATGATTTGTTGCTCGCGTTCCACAACCGGATCACCCGAACGGCCCAGGTCCAAACGACGGGAGACATCGTTCATCAGTCGTGCGATCTCGTCGAGCGAGTCTTCTTTGAGCGGTTCGATGTCGGCCAGCATCAATTCCGCGGTCCGTGTGAACCGTTGAGGAATCTGTTCTTTACGTTGCAATAACGCCGTAAGATCTTCGATCGCTTCGTCCTTCTTCAGCAGCGCGTGATAGCACGCTCCGCGATAGAACAGCAATTCCGCGGGGGCGACGACATCGATGGGGTCCAGCGATTGCATCAATGGCAAGGCCTCGTCGAACAACCGCACGCGGACCAGCGCCCGACCCGCCCACAGCCGCGCTTGGTCGCGCACCGACGGGGCAAATGCGATGAAGGGATCGTCGCCGATCGCACCGGGGGATCGTTCGATCTGTTGCAATTTATCGGCCAGTTTTGGCAGCGCGGCGACGCTCGCTTCCATAAACATATCCAACCGATCGGCTTCGTTCGCTTGCATCATCTCCCCGAGCGAAGCGAGCGCGGCGGCCAGTTTGGCCGGATCGAGCCCCTGTTCGGTCAAGCCCGATCGCATCGTTTCGGCGATCCGTGCATCGTCGGCCAACGCCCATTGGGCTTCCTGCTGCAGCGAATCGTCCGCGGCATGTGACCGCAGGGAGGATGAAAACGTCCAGACAACCAACAGAATGGCAACGTGGGCAGCAGCGCGTTTCATCGGGCGATCCATTTGTGAGAGTTCAGCGGCAGAACATTTCAGCATAGCACAAGCCGGATCACCAAGTCGCCAGCAAGCGGCAGACGTCTTGGCGTACGATCCCCATCGGTTGGGTTTAACAGTTCCATGGTACGGACATAAACACTGGAGTCGAGTCGTCCGCCGATTCCTTCGTCGCTGAAATCGTTCAAGGGCTGAGCACCAACCAATAGACCCACGATGCGTGCGATCACGGTGCCATTCGTTTAACGATTCTTTTTCAGGACGATGTCACGGGTCACCCGGTACAACCTCAATTGACGTTGCGACAGTTCGTCGACCAATTCCCCCAATTCCTCGGGCAATTGTGAGGTGCCGTCGGGCAGCATCTTGGCGTAACGTTCGGTAGTCGTTTTGATCCGTGTTTCCAAGGTGCGAATCAATTTCAGTTCCGCAATCGGCTGGACCAGAGGCGATTCGCCAGGCTGACCCTGTTGCGGTTGTCCTGGTGGTTTGGGTTTATCCTTCT from Rosistilla carotiformis includes the following:
- a CDS encoding type III pantothenate kinase, translated to MSQRFRIAVDVGNSSIKIAHTPPQNTQHDVDLCIVRVSLTGTDWQSQMAALAGSFPESSGSVQWLIASVNSVGCDRLTTWIQQHRPTDQVRVIDRADVGIETDVRMPHRVGIDRLLAAKSGFDLASERSAIVIDAGTTITVDLVSAAGVFRGGAILPGLGLQFRALHEATDKLPRLEPPDDLANMESPGRDTQAAMELGVVSGIVGAIDRLIESFQTQCDVSQIFLTGGDAKRLSPAIRSSHRIVADMPLRGLYGIELSAPHSP
- a CDS encoding GTPase, translated to MNASANDPLLRTCVLTAIGRGAIATIALCGARASEVVGTFFRPNAGSNQLPIDRIRYGIWSREPDGEIGESIVVCATSETELEIHCHGGRAAVEAIVGDLVASGAERIRGEQWLQGRSDSYLSSECQVALAATQTSTTAGIVLDQIRGALATATQAAIEQLQSGNVQEPGQAIQDLIDRSSLGRGVRQPFRVVIAGPPNVGKSSLLNRLLGYDRAIAYDQPGTTRDVLSASTTLGGWTIELRDTAGIHETDEAIEREGVQSARREVQSADAVLVVVDASIGWTIQHDEIAKLVSDPIRVWNKADLIDPKAMLYSEERVFTSTVSQAGIDDLITALLQRLIPLPPTPGMAVPITERQIDCLHEARTAIASGDMASAIVPLQRLLQG
- a CDS encoding zinc metallopeptidase; translated protein: MAVTEMYFDPIWFLFVIPPMLLAMFAQWRVKSAYHEMSQMPARMTGFQAARAMLDSAGLTQIGIEQTPGELSDHYDPRAKVLRLSSNVYSGNSMAAVGIACHEAGHAMQDAMHYAPLVIRNAAVPAAKIGSGLGGTVAMVGLAFGLQPLVWVGVIAFAAVAFFQVINLPVEFDASNRAKHQLVAQGIIAERDLPFVSKVLNAAALTYVAATLQALMTLAYFLFRALGDRR
- a CDS encoding DUF2752 domain-containing protein, with amino-acid sequence MCLFAMLATAAWLRPAAAGLGTHHQLGLPPCSFRVLLGMRCPACGMTTSWSHYVRGQWVSSLRVNPGGFMLAVLATVVGVGAARVGYSGRQVDPQQTWWIAISLIGALSVALVDWIIRLV